A window from Exiguobacterium marinum DSM 16307 encodes these proteins:
- a CDS encoding SA1362 family protein, producing the protein MIRQRIGSTAATIVFILGFIGVGHMLATDPGRLFRQLLFIGIFGLVFYVIYRFFIGRRMSPEDMRYRKTAQASKKRMQGNRGPQVKPSASAKIKKSKKPGSNVTKLSKRPNVHRSNPPHLTVIEGKKGKKKKKANM; encoded by the coding sequence ATGATCAGACAAAGAATTGGTTCGACCGCAGCAACCATCGTGTTTATCCTTGGCTTCATCGGGGTCGGACATATGCTCGCCACCGATCCAGGTCGCTTGTTTAGACAGTTGTTGTTCATCGGAATATTCGGGTTAGTCTTTTATGTGATCTATCGTTTCTTCATCGGTCGACGTATGTCTCCAGAGGATATGCGTTACCGTAAAACCGCACAAGCCTCTAAGAAACGGATGCAAGGAAATCGCGGCCCTCAAGTCAAACCTTCCGCATCTGCAAAAATCAAAAAAAGCAAAAAACCAGGTTCGAACGTTACAAAGTTGTCGAAACGCCCGAACGTACATCGAAGCAATCCTCCACATTTGACGGTAATCGAAGGGAAGAAAGGCAAGAAGAAAAAGAAAGCGAACATGTAA
- a CDS encoding DUF1385 domain-containing protein has protein sequence MNSKQTIPVGGQALVEGVMFQGRSESASAIRRKDGSIETFEQARILVPWVQSLKKVPFLRGIVALYESLKNGSAHMNFASDRYDVDPSEDSSPNDEQKQSIWMIAFVAIIGVISYVFGKLIFNVTPALLAAMFQDVPIFSGHVIQNLLEGGIKLVLLLSYLYLISLTPLIKRVFQYHGAEHKVINCYESGRQVTVEHVRQSSRLHYRCGSSFILFTVFVGIGVYMIVPIDPLWLRLVSRIALLPVVIGISFEVLQFTNRFRDHRFLSFLGKPGLSLQLLTTREPNDEQIQVAIEAFETWERKELGESVVQREG, from the coding sequence ATGAATTCTAAACAAACTATCCCTGTCGGGGGACAGGCACTTGTGGAAGGGGTCATGTTTCAAGGCCGTTCCGAGAGCGCATCTGCCATTCGACGAAAGGATGGGTCCATCGAAACGTTCGAGCAAGCACGCATCCTCGTCCCATGGGTTCAATCCTTAAAAAAAGTACCGTTTCTAAGAGGAATCGTCGCGCTCTACGAGTCGTTAAAGAATGGGTCTGCCCATATGAATTTTGCGAGTGATCGGTATGACGTTGATCCAAGTGAAGACTCGAGCCCGAACGATGAACAAAAGCAGAGCATTTGGATGATTGCCTTCGTCGCCATCATCGGCGTCATTTCATACGTCTTCGGCAAATTGATTTTTAACGTGACACCAGCACTGCTCGCCGCAATGTTTCAAGACGTACCGATATTTTCTGGACACGTGATTCAAAACCTCCTTGAAGGGGGAATAAAATTAGTATTGTTGCTTAGTTACCTCTACTTGATTTCATTGACGCCACTCATCAAACGTGTCTTTCAATATCATGGGGCTGAGCATAAGGTCATCAACTGTTATGAGTCCGGACGACAGGTCACAGTCGAACATGTTCGTCAAAGCTCACGTCTTCATTATCGCTGTGGATCAAGTTTTATTTTGTTCACTGTCTTCGTCGGGATTGGCGTATATATGATTGTGCCAATCGATCCGCTTTGGCTGCGACTCGTCAGCCGAATCGCACTCTTGCCAGTCGTCATCGGAATCTCGTTTGAAGTCCTTCAATTCACCAATCGCTTCCGCGATCATCGCTTTTTGTCATTCCTCGGAAAACCAGGTCTTTCGCTTCAGTTATTGACGACCCGGGAACCAAATGATGAACAGATTCAAGTTGCGATTGAGGCATTCGAAACGTGGGAACGAAAAGAGTTAGGAGAATCGGTCGTTCAGAGAGAGGGATAA
- the aroQ gene encoding type II 3-dehydroquinate dehydratase, with protein sequence MRILVLNGPNLNLLGRREPDVYGNVSLKGLAAELMLVAPEGVELTFKQSNHEGELIDALHDAYDFEGVVLNAGAYTHTSIAIRDAISAIVAPVVEVHISNVHAREVFRHESKLAGVCLGVITGFGLTSYTLALHALIEHWRNRHD encoded by the coding sequence TTGCGGATTTTAGTATTGAATGGGCCGAATTTAAATTTGTTAGGTCGCCGTGAACCAGACGTGTATGGGAACGTGTCGTTAAAAGGCTTAGCTGCCGAATTAATGCTCGTCGCACCGGAGGGCGTCGAACTCACGTTCAAACAATCGAATCACGAGGGAGAGTTGATTGACGCCCTTCACGACGCCTACGATTTCGAAGGTGTTGTATTAAATGCGGGAGCCTACACGCATACGTCAATCGCGATTCGAGATGCCATCTCCGCTATCGTTGCCCCGGTCGTTGAAGTACATATCTCGAACGTGCATGCCCGTGAGGTGTTTCGTCACGAGTCAAAACTCGCAGGCGTTTGCTTAGGAGTAATCACCGGATTTGGGCTCACTAGCTATACGTTAGCATTGCATGCACTAATCGAACATTGGAGGAATCGACATGATTGA